One genomic region from Labeo rohita strain BAU-BD-2019 chromosome 7, IGBB_LRoh.1.0, whole genome shotgun sequence encodes:
- the unm_hu7910 gene encoding calponin homology domain-containing protein DDB_G0272472 isoform X4: MGETSVDEAKMTDSPGGNTSNKSEKKAEGNSFFSWLLVLAMLGAWLSVGVVWFDLVDYNSVVGALGGVYDADGDGDFDVEDAKVLLENATVATKEKTLRKNITTEGDRIQASHPKLTYEKPKDVGLKKDKEHPTRDIGRKLKAALKEQLRIIHEKIEAKKIAKLALAEVRSVLAQEEEERQAALAAKKVKEETEAKLQQERIKREQGEKLVKEKAERERMEKEKAEKERLAKEKSEKEKLAKEKLEKEKAEKEKLEKEKAEKEKVVKEKAEKERLAKEKTEKEKLEKEKAEKEKVVKEKAEKERLEKEKAEKERLAKEKAGKEKLVKEKAEKEKPEKEKAEKEKLAKEKAEKERLEKEKAEKERLSKEKAEKEKLAKEKAEKERLAKEKAEKERLEKEKAEKERLTKEKAEKERLAKEKAEKERLAKEKAEKERLAKAKAEEERLEKEKAEKERLEKEKTEKERMAKEKAEKERLAKEKAEKERLEKEKAEKERLEKEKTEKERLAKEKAEKERLAKEKAEKERLEKEKAEKERLAKEKAEKERLEKEKAEKERLAKEKAETERLEKEKAEKERLAKEKAEKERLEKERTEKERLEKEKAEKERLAKEKAEKERLEKEKAEKERIEKERAEKERLTKEKAEKERLAKEKAEKERLEKEKAEKERTEKEKAEKERLAKEKERTEKEKAEKERLAKIKESAPKGQTEKAVKEDREHVNSSKQEKEAKLNKKAHGQKADKSENEKDSDDEKNTKDEKISTRGLLKSSKKNTKK; encoded by the exons GTGCTCTTGGAGGAGTATATGATGCTGACGGCGATGGAGACTTTGATGTAGAAGATGCCAAAGTTTTGTTGG AAAATGCTACTGTGGCTACTAAGGAAAAAAccttaagaaaaaatatcacaaCGGAGGGAGACCGTATCCAAGCAAGCCATCCCAAGCTTACAt ATGAGAAACCTAAAGATGTGGGACTTAAAAAAGACAAAG AACATCCTACCAGGGATATTGGGCGCAAGCTGAAAGCAGCTCTGAAGGAGCAGCTACGAATTATTCATGAGAAGATTGAAGCCAAAAAGATTGCCAAACTAGCCCTCGCTGAGGTCCGTAGTGTTTTGGCTCAAGAGGAAGAGGAGAGACAAGCTGCTCTTGCTGCCAAAAAGGTCAAAGAAGAGACAGAAGCTAAGCTTCAACAGGAACGAATAAAAAGAGAACAAGGGGAGAAACTAGTCAAGGAgaaagcagagagagaaaggatggagaaagaaaaagcagaaaaagaaagactggccaaagaaaagtcagaaaaagAGAAACTCGCTAAAGAAAAATTGGAGAAAGAGAAGGCAGAAAAGGAAAAACTTGAGAAAGAAAaggcagaaaaagaaaaagtggttaaagaaaaagcagaaaaagaaagactgGCCAAAGAGAAGACAGAAAAGGAAAAACTTGAGAAAGAAAaggcagaaaaagaaaaagtggttaaagaaaaagcagaaaaagagagactggagaaagaaaaagcagaaaaagaaagactgGCCAAAGAAAAGGCAGGAAAAGAAAAACTGGTGAAAGAGAAGGCAGAAAAGGAAAAACCTGAGAAAGAAAaggcagaaaaagaaaaactggctaaagaaaaagcagaaaaagaaagattggagaaagagaaagcagaaaaagaaagactgtCCAAAGAAAAGGCAGAAAAAGAGAAACTCGCTaaagaaaaagcagaaaaagagAGACTGGCTAAAGAAAAAGCGGAAAAAGAAAGATTGGAGAAAGAGaaagcagaaaaagaaagactgaCCAAAGAAAaggcagaaaaagaaagactgGCCAAAGAAAAGGCAGAAAAAGAGAGATTGGCTaaagaaaaagcagaaaaagagAGATTGGCTAAAGCAAAAGCGGAAGAAGAAAGATTGGAGAAAGAGaaagcagaaaaagaaagattggagaaagagaaaacagaaaaagaaagaatggcCAAAGAAAAGGCAGAAAAAGAGAGATTGGCTAAAGAAAAAGCGGAGAAAGAAagactggagaaagaaaaagcagaaaaagaaagattggagaaagagaaaacagaaaaagaaagactgGCCAAAGAAAaggcagaaaaagaaagactgGCTAAAGAAAAAGCGGAGAAAGAAAGACTGGAGAAAGAGAAAGCAGAAAAGGAAAGACTGGCCAAAGAAAaggcagaaaaagaaagactgGAGAAAGAAAAGGCAGAAAAAGAGAGACTTGCTAAAGAAAAAGCAGAAACAGAGAGACTCGAGAAAGAAAaggcagaaaaagaaagactgGCCAAAGAAAAAGCAGAAAAGGAGAGACTTGAGAAAGagagaacagaaaaagaaagacttgaaaaagaaaaagcagaaaaagaaagactggccaaagaaaaagcagaaaaagaaagacttgAGAAAGAAAAGGCAGAAAAGGAAAGAattgagaaagagagagcagaAAAAGAGAGACTCACTaaagaaaaagcagaaaaagaaagactaGCTAAAGAAAaggcagaaaaagaaagacttgAGAAAGAAAAGGCAGAAAAGGAAAGAACTGAGAAAGAGaaagcagaaaaagaaagactggccaaagaaaaggaaagaacTGAGAAAGAGAAAGCAGAGAAAGAAAGACTGGCCAAAATAAAAGAGAGTGCACCAAAGGGGCAAACAGAGAAAGCTGTAAAGGAGGACAGGGAACATGTGAACAGTTCCAAACAAGAAAAAGaggcaaaattaaataaaaaggcTCATGGACAAAAAGCTGATAAAtcagaaaatgaaaaagacTCCGATGATGAAAAGAATACCAAAGATGAGAAAATATCTACTCGTGGTTTACTtaaatcttcaaaaaaaaataccaagaaataa
- the unm_hu7910 gene encoding calponin homology domain-containing protein DDB_G0272472 isoform X2 → MKQKKTVRNQARKDSPGGNTSNKSEKKAEGNSFFSWLLVLAMLGAWLSVGVVWFDLVDYNSVVGALGGVYDADGDGDFDVEDAKVLLENATVATKEKTLRKNITTEGDRIQASHPKLTYEKPKDVGLKKDKEHPTRDIGRKLKAALKEQLRIIHEKIEAKKIAKLALAEVRSVLAQEEEERQAALAAKKVKEETEAKLQQERIKREQGEKLVKEKAERERMEKEKAEKERLAKEKSEKEKLAKEKLEKEKAEKEKLEKEKAEKEKVVKEKAEKERLAKEKTEKEKLEKEKAEKEKVVKEKAEKERLEKEKAEKERLAKEKAGKEKLVKEKAEKEKPEKEKAEKEKLAKEKAEKERLEKEKAEKERLSKEKAEKEKLAKEKAEKERLAKEKAEKERLEKEKAEKERLTKEKAEKERLAKEKAEKERLAKEKAEKERLAKAKAEEERLEKEKAEKERLEKEKTEKERMAKEKAEKERLAKEKAEKERLEKEKAEKERLEKEKTEKERLAKEKAEKERLAKEKAEKERLEKEKAEKERLAKEKAEKERLEKEKAEKERLAKEKAETERLEKEKAEKERLAKEKAEKERLEKERTEKERLEKEKAEKERLAKEKAEKERLEKEKAEKERIEKERAEKERLTKEKAEKERLAKEKAEKERLEKEKAEKERTEKEKAEKERLAKEKERTEKEKAEKERLAKIKESAPKGQTEKAVKEDREHVNSSKQEKEAKLNKKAHGQKADKSENEKDSDDEKNTKDEKISTRGLLKSSKKNTKK, encoded by the exons GTGCTCTTGGAGGAGTATATGATGCTGACGGCGATGGAGACTTTGATGTAGAAGATGCCAAAGTTTTGTTGG AAAATGCTACTGTGGCTACTAAGGAAAAAAccttaagaaaaaatatcacaaCGGAGGGAGACCGTATCCAAGCAAGCCATCCCAAGCTTACAt ATGAGAAACCTAAAGATGTGGGACTTAAAAAAGACAAAG AACATCCTACCAGGGATATTGGGCGCAAGCTGAAAGCAGCTCTGAAGGAGCAGCTACGAATTATTCATGAGAAGATTGAAGCCAAAAAGATTGCCAAACTAGCCCTCGCTGAGGTCCGTAGTGTTTTGGCTCAAGAGGAAGAGGAGAGACAAGCTGCTCTTGCTGCCAAAAAGGTCAAAGAAGAGACAGAAGCTAAGCTTCAACAGGAACGAATAAAAAGAGAACAAGGGGAGAAACTAGTCAAGGAgaaagcagagagagaaaggatggagaaagaaaaagcagaaaaagaaagactggccaaagaaaagtcagaaaaagAGAAACTCGCTAAAGAAAAATTGGAGAAAGAGAAGGCAGAAAAGGAAAAACTTGAGAAAGAAAaggcagaaaaagaaaaagtggttaaagaaaaagcagaaaaagaaagactgGCCAAAGAGAAGACAGAAAAGGAAAAACTTGAGAAAGAAAaggcagaaaaagaaaaagtggttaaagaaaaagcagaaaaagagagactggagaaagaaaaagcagaaaaagaaagactgGCCAAAGAAAAGGCAGGAAAAGAAAAACTGGTGAAAGAGAAGGCAGAAAAGGAAAAACCTGAGAAAGAAAaggcagaaaaagaaaaactggctaaagaaaaagcagaaaaagaaagattggagaaagagaaagcagaaaaagaaagactgtCCAAAGAAAAGGCAGAAAAAGAGAAACTCGCTaaagaaaaagcagaaaaagagAGACTGGCTAAAGAAAAAGCGGAAAAAGAAAGATTGGAGAAAGAGaaagcagaaaaagaaagactgaCCAAAGAAAaggcagaaaaagaaagactgGCCAAAGAAAAGGCAGAAAAAGAGAGATTGGCTaaagaaaaagcagaaaaagagAGATTGGCTAAAGCAAAAGCGGAAGAAGAAAGATTGGAGAAAGAGaaagcagaaaaagaaagattggagaaagagaaaacagaaaaagaaagaatggcCAAAGAAAAGGCAGAAAAAGAGAGATTGGCTAAAGAAAAAGCGGAGAAAGAAagactggagaaagaaaaagcagaaaaagaaagattggagaaagagaaaacagaaaaagaaagactgGCCAAAGAAAaggcagaaaaagaaagactgGCTAAAGAAAAAGCGGAGAAAGAAAGACTGGAGAAAGAGAAAGCAGAAAAGGAAAGACTGGCCAAAGAAAaggcagaaaaagaaagactgGAGAAAGAAAAGGCAGAAAAAGAGAGACTTGCTAAAGAAAAAGCAGAAACAGAGAGACTCGAGAAAGAAAaggcagaaaaagaaagactgGCCAAAGAAAAAGCAGAAAAGGAGAGACTTGAGAAAGagagaacagaaaaagaaagacttgaaaaagaaaaagcagaaaaagaaagactggccaaagaaaaagcagaaaaagaaagacttgAGAAAGAAAAGGCAGAAAAGGAAAGAattgagaaagagagagcagaAAAAGAGAGACTCACTaaagaaaaagcagaaaaagaaagactaGCTAAAGAAAaggcagaaaaagaaagacttgAGAAAGAAAAGGCAGAAAAGGAAAGAACTGAGAAAGAGaaagcagaaaaagaaagactggccaaagaaaaggaaagaacTGAGAAAGAGAAAGCAGAGAAAGAAAGACTGGCCAAAATAAAAGAGAGTGCACCAAAGGGGCAAACAGAGAAAGCTGTAAAGGAGGACAGGGAACATGTGAACAGTTCCAAACAAGAAAAAGaggcaaaattaaataaaaaggcTCATGGACAAAAAGCTGATAAAtcagaaaatgaaaaagacTCCGATGATGAAAAGAATACCAAAGATGAGAAAATATCTACTCGTGGTTTACTtaaatcttcaaaaaaaaataccaagaaataa
- the unm_hu7910 gene encoding calponin homology domain-containing protein DDB_G0272472 isoform X1 encodes MKQKKTVRNQARKDSPGGNTSNKSEKKAEGNSFFSWLLVLAMLGAWLSVGVVWFDLVDYNSVVGALGGVYDADGDGDFDVEDAKVLLENATVATKEKTLRKNITTEGDRIQASHPKLTSDEKPKDVGLKKDKEHPTRDIGRKLKAALKEQLRIIHEKIEAKKIAKLALAEVRSVLAQEEEERQAALAAKKVKEETEAKLQQERIKREQGEKLVKEKAERERMEKEKAEKERLAKEKSEKEKLAKEKLEKEKAEKEKLEKEKAEKEKVVKEKAEKERLAKEKTEKEKLEKEKAEKEKVVKEKAEKERLEKEKAEKERLAKEKAGKEKLVKEKAEKEKPEKEKAEKEKLAKEKAEKERLEKEKAEKERLSKEKAEKEKLAKEKAEKERLAKEKAEKERLEKEKAEKERLTKEKAEKERLAKEKAEKERLAKEKAEKERLAKAKAEEERLEKEKAEKERLEKEKTEKERMAKEKAEKERLAKEKAEKERLEKEKAEKERLEKEKTEKERLAKEKAEKERLAKEKAEKERLEKEKAEKERLAKEKAEKERLEKEKAEKERLAKEKAETERLEKEKAEKERLAKEKAEKERLEKERTEKERLEKEKAEKERLAKEKAEKERLEKEKAEKERIEKERAEKERLTKEKAEKERLAKEKAEKERLEKEKAEKERTEKEKAEKERLAKEKERTEKEKAEKERLAKIKESAPKGQTEKAVKEDREHVNSSKQEKEAKLNKKAHGQKADKSENEKDSDDEKNTKDEKISTRGLLKSSKKNTKK; translated from the exons GTGCTCTTGGAGGAGTATATGATGCTGACGGCGATGGAGACTTTGATGTAGAAGATGCCAAAGTTTTGTTGG AAAATGCTACTGTGGCTACTAAGGAAAAAAccttaagaaaaaatatcacaaCGGAGGGAGACCGTATCCAAGCAAGCCATCCCAAGCTTACAt CAGATGAGAAACCTAAAGATGTGGGACTTAAAAAAGACAAAG AACATCCTACCAGGGATATTGGGCGCAAGCTGAAAGCAGCTCTGAAGGAGCAGCTACGAATTATTCATGAGAAGATTGAAGCCAAAAAGATTGCCAAACTAGCCCTCGCTGAGGTCCGTAGTGTTTTGGCTCAAGAGGAAGAGGAGAGACAAGCTGCTCTTGCTGCCAAAAAGGTCAAAGAAGAGACAGAAGCTAAGCTTCAACAGGAACGAATAAAAAGAGAACAAGGGGAGAAACTAGTCAAGGAgaaagcagagagagaaaggatggagaaagaaaaagcagaaaaagaaagactggccaaagaaaagtcagaaaaagAGAAACTCGCTAAAGAAAAATTGGAGAAAGAGAAGGCAGAAAAGGAAAAACTTGAGAAAGAAAaggcagaaaaagaaaaagtggttaaagaaaaagcagaaaaagaaagactgGCCAAAGAGAAGACAGAAAAGGAAAAACTTGAGAAAGAAAaggcagaaaaagaaaaagtggttaaagaaaaagcagaaaaagagagactggagaaagaaaaagcagaaaaagaaagactgGCCAAAGAAAAGGCAGGAAAAGAAAAACTGGTGAAAGAGAAGGCAGAAAAGGAAAAACCTGAGAAAGAAAaggcagaaaaagaaaaactggctaaagaaaaagcagaaaaagaaagattggagaaagagaaagcagaaaaagaaagactgtCCAAAGAAAAGGCAGAAAAAGAGAAACTCGCTaaagaaaaagcagaaaaagagAGACTGGCTAAAGAAAAAGCGGAAAAAGAAAGATTGGAGAAAGAGaaagcagaaaaagaaagactgaCCAAAGAAAaggcagaaaaagaaagactgGCCAAAGAAAAGGCAGAAAAAGAGAGATTGGCTaaagaaaaagcagaaaaagagAGATTGGCTAAAGCAAAAGCGGAAGAAGAAAGATTGGAGAAAGAGaaagcagaaaaagaaagattggagaaagagaaaacagaaaaagaaagaatggcCAAAGAAAAGGCAGAAAAAGAGAGATTGGCTAAAGAAAAAGCGGAGAAAGAAagactggagaaagaaaaagcagaaaaagaaagattggagaaagagaaaacagaaaaagaaagactgGCCAAAGAAAaggcagaaaaagaaagactgGCTAAAGAAAAAGCGGAGAAAGAAAGACTGGAGAAAGAGAAAGCAGAAAAGGAAAGACTGGCCAAAGAAAaggcagaaaaagaaagactgGAGAAAGAAAAGGCAGAAAAAGAGAGACTTGCTAAAGAAAAAGCAGAAACAGAGAGACTCGAGAAAGAAAaggcagaaaaagaaagactgGCCAAAGAAAAAGCAGAAAAGGAGAGACTTGAGAAAGagagaacagaaaaagaaagacttgaaaaagaaaaagcagaaaaagaaagactggccaaagaaaaagcagaaaaagaaagacttgAGAAAGAAAAGGCAGAAAAGGAAAGAattgagaaagagagagcagaAAAAGAGAGACTCACTaaagaaaaagcagaaaaagaaagactaGCTAAAGAAAaggcagaaaaagaaagacttgAGAAAGAAAAGGCAGAAAAGGAAAGAACTGAGAAAGAGaaagcagaaaaagaaagactggccaaagaaaaggaaagaacTGAGAAAGAGAAAGCAGAGAAAGAAAGACTGGCCAAAATAAAAGAGAGTGCACCAAAGGGGCAAACAGAGAAAGCTGTAAAGGAGGACAGGGAACATGTGAACAGTTCCAAACAAGAAAAAGaggcaaaattaaataaaaaggcTCATGGACAAAAAGCTGATAAAtcagaaaatgaaaaagacTCCGATGATGAAAAGAATACCAAAGATGAGAAAATATCTACTCGTGGTTTACTtaaatcttcaaaaaaaaataccaagaaataa
- the unm_hu7910 gene encoding calponin homology domain-containing protein DDB_G0272472 isoform X3, translating into MGETSVDEAKMTDSPGGNTSNKSEKKAEGNSFFSWLLVLAMLGAWLSVGVVWFDLVDYNSVVGALGGVYDADGDGDFDVEDAKVLLENATVATKEKTLRKNITTEGDRIQASHPKLTSDEKPKDVGLKKDKEHPTRDIGRKLKAALKEQLRIIHEKIEAKKIAKLALAEVRSVLAQEEEERQAALAAKKVKEETEAKLQQERIKREQGEKLVKEKAERERMEKEKAEKERLAKEKSEKEKLAKEKLEKEKAEKEKLEKEKAEKEKVVKEKAEKERLAKEKTEKEKLEKEKAEKEKVVKEKAEKERLEKEKAEKERLAKEKAGKEKLVKEKAEKEKPEKEKAEKEKLAKEKAEKERLEKEKAEKERLSKEKAEKEKLAKEKAEKERLAKEKAEKERLEKEKAEKERLTKEKAEKERLAKEKAEKERLAKEKAEKERLAKAKAEEERLEKEKAEKERLEKEKTEKERMAKEKAEKERLAKEKAEKERLEKEKAEKERLEKEKTEKERLAKEKAEKERLAKEKAEKERLEKEKAEKERLAKEKAEKERLEKEKAEKERLAKEKAETERLEKEKAEKERLAKEKAEKERLEKERTEKERLEKEKAEKERLAKEKAEKERLEKEKAEKERIEKERAEKERLTKEKAEKERLAKEKAEKERLEKEKAEKERTEKEKAEKERLAKEKERTEKEKAEKERLAKIKESAPKGQTEKAVKEDREHVNSSKQEKEAKLNKKAHGQKADKSENEKDSDDEKNTKDEKISTRGLLKSSKKNTKK; encoded by the exons GTGCTCTTGGAGGAGTATATGATGCTGACGGCGATGGAGACTTTGATGTAGAAGATGCCAAAGTTTTGTTGG AAAATGCTACTGTGGCTACTAAGGAAAAAAccttaagaaaaaatatcacaaCGGAGGGAGACCGTATCCAAGCAAGCCATCCCAAGCTTACAt CAGATGAGAAACCTAAAGATGTGGGACTTAAAAAAGACAAAG AACATCCTACCAGGGATATTGGGCGCAAGCTGAAAGCAGCTCTGAAGGAGCAGCTACGAATTATTCATGAGAAGATTGAAGCCAAAAAGATTGCCAAACTAGCCCTCGCTGAGGTCCGTAGTGTTTTGGCTCAAGAGGAAGAGGAGAGACAAGCTGCTCTTGCTGCCAAAAAGGTCAAAGAAGAGACAGAAGCTAAGCTTCAACAGGAACGAATAAAAAGAGAACAAGGGGAGAAACTAGTCAAGGAgaaagcagagagagaaaggatggagaaagaaaaagcagaaaaagaaagactggccaaagaaaagtcagaaaaagAGAAACTCGCTAAAGAAAAATTGGAGAAAGAGAAGGCAGAAAAGGAAAAACTTGAGAAAGAAAaggcagaaaaagaaaaagtggttaaagaaaaagcagaaaaagaaagactgGCCAAAGAGAAGACAGAAAAGGAAAAACTTGAGAAAGAAAaggcagaaaaagaaaaagtggttaaagaaaaagcagaaaaagagagactggagaaagaaaaagcagaaaaagaaagactgGCCAAAGAAAAGGCAGGAAAAGAAAAACTGGTGAAAGAGAAGGCAGAAAAGGAAAAACCTGAGAAAGAAAaggcagaaaaagaaaaactggctaaagaaaaagcagaaaaagaaagattggagaaagagaaagcagaaaaagaaagactgtCCAAAGAAAAGGCAGAAAAAGAGAAACTCGCTaaagaaaaagcagaaaaagagAGACTGGCTAAAGAAAAAGCGGAAAAAGAAAGATTGGAGAAAGAGaaagcagaaaaagaaagactgaCCAAAGAAAaggcagaaaaagaaagactgGCCAAAGAAAAGGCAGAAAAAGAGAGATTGGCTaaagaaaaagcagaaaaagagAGATTGGCTAAAGCAAAAGCGGAAGAAGAAAGATTGGAGAAAGAGaaagcagaaaaagaaagattggagaaagagaaaacagaaaaagaaagaatggcCAAAGAAAAGGCAGAAAAAGAGAGATTGGCTAAAGAAAAAGCGGAGAAAGAAagactggagaaagaaaaagcagaaaaagaaagattggagaaagagaaaacagaaaaagaaagactgGCCAAAGAAAaggcagaaaaagaaagactgGCTAAAGAAAAAGCGGAGAAAGAAAGACTGGAGAAAGAGAAAGCAGAAAAGGAAAGACTGGCCAAAGAAAaggcagaaaaagaaagactgGAGAAAGAAAAGGCAGAAAAAGAGAGACTTGCTAAAGAAAAAGCAGAAACAGAGAGACTCGAGAAAGAAAaggcagaaaaagaaagactgGCCAAAGAAAAAGCAGAAAAGGAGAGACTTGAGAAAGagagaacagaaaaagaaagacttgaaaaagaaaaagcagaaaaagaaagactggccaaagaaaaagcagaaaaagaaagacttgAGAAAGAAAAGGCAGAAAAGGAAAGAattgagaaagagagagcagaAAAAGAGAGACTCACTaaagaaaaagcagaaaaagaaagactaGCTAAAGAAAaggcagaaaaagaaagacttgAGAAAGAAAAGGCAGAAAAGGAAAGAACTGAGAAAGAGaaagcagaaaaagaaagactggccaaagaaaaggaaagaacTGAGAAAGAGAAAGCAGAGAAAGAAAGACTGGCCAAAATAAAAGAGAGTGCACCAAAGGGGCAAACAGAGAAAGCTGTAAAGGAGGACAGGGAACATGTGAACAGTTCCAAACAAGAAAAAGaggcaaaattaaataaaaaggcTCATGGACAAAAAGCTGATAAAtcagaaaatgaaaaagacTCCGATGATGAAAAGAATACCAAAGATGAGAAAATATCTACTCGTGGTTTACTtaaatcttcaaaaaaaaataccaagaaataa